A DNA window from Bradyrhizobium sp. CCBAU 53421 contains the following coding sequences:
- a CDS encoding SDR family oxidoreductase, translating to MTDKVVVITGGSRGIGRATALAAAARGYRVVVGYATNQAAANEVVAAIEAKNGKAIAVKCDVGSEQDILALFKAADGFGTLGALVNNAGIVGKSGVRVDEMSAERIQQMMAVNVTGSILCAREAVKRMSTRHGGKGGVIVNLSSVAAKLGAPNTYVDYAASKGAIDSFTVGLGYEVAAEGIRVAGIRPGLIDTDIHGAGGEPDRAHRLAHMVPMKRVGTADEIANAIVWLISDEASYVTSAILDVSGGR from the coding sequence GTGACGGACAAGGTCGTTGTCATCACCGGCGGCAGCCGCGGCATCGGCCGCGCCACCGCGCTTGCTGCTGCCGCGCGCGGCTACCGCGTCGTGGTCGGCTACGCCACCAACCAGGCTGCGGCGAACGAGGTCGTTGCCGCGATCGAGGCGAAGAACGGCAAGGCGATCGCGGTGAAGTGCGACGTCGGCAGCGAGCAGGACATCCTGGCGCTGTTCAAGGCGGCGGACGGCTTCGGCACGCTCGGCGCGCTGGTCAACAATGCCGGCATCGTCGGCAAGAGCGGCGTGCGGGTCGACGAGATGTCGGCCGAGCGCATCCAGCAGATGATGGCGGTCAACGTCACCGGCAGCATCCTGTGCGCCCGCGAGGCGGTGAAGCGCATGTCGACCAGGCACGGCGGCAAGGGCGGCGTCATCGTCAACCTCTCCTCGGTCGCGGCAAAGCTCGGCGCGCCCAACACCTATGTCGATTATGCCGCCTCCAAGGGCGCGATCGATTCCTTCACGGTTGGCCTCGGCTACGAGGTCGCGGCTGAAGGCATCCGCGTCGCCGGCATCCGGCCCGGCCTGATCGACACCGACATCCACGGCGCGGGCGGCGAGCCCGATCGCGCGCATCGGCTCGCCCATATGGTGCCGATGAAGCGCGTCGGCACCGCGGACGAGATCGCCAACGCCATTGTCTGGCTGATCTCGGACGAGGCTTCCTACGTCACCAGCGCGATCCTCGACGTGTCGGGCGGTCGCTAG
- a CDS encoding DUF4337 domain-containing protein, translated as MSAHESMEQAEHAEHASGENKKIALLIAVIALCLALSETLGKGAQTESISKNVEASNLWAFFQAKSIRRTAVQTAAEQGKLNLATTTDEAAKAALQKQIDDWQKTAARYRSEPETGEGSEQLSERAKHAEHERDEATAKYHHFELASAAFQIAIVLASATIITGIAALAWISGLVTLAGVAMTLLGLFQPHLLHLH; from the coding sequence ATGAGCGCACATGAAAGTATGGAGCAGGCGGAGCATGCCGAGCATGCGTCGGGCGAGAACAAGAAGATCGCGCTCCTGATCGCAGTGATCGCGCTCTGCCTGGCGCTGTCGGAAACGCTCGGCAAGGGCGCCCAGACCGAATCGATCAGCAAGAATGTCGAGGCCTCCAACCTCTGGGCCTTCTTCCAGGCCAAGAGCATCCGCCGCACCGCGGTGCAGACCGCGGCCGAACAGGGCAAGCTGAACCTCGCGACCACCACCGACGAAGCGGCCAAGGCCGCGCTGCAGAAGCAGATCGACGACTGGCAGAAGACCGCGGCACGCTACCGCTCGGAGCCGGAGACCGGCGAGGGTTCGGAGCAGCTCTCCGAACGCGCCAAGCACGCCGAGCATGAGCGCGACGAGGCCACCGCGAAATATCATCACTTCGAGCTTGCCTCCGCCGCCTTCCAGATCGCCATCGTGCTGGCGTCCGCGACCATCATCACCGGCATCGCCGCGCTGGCCTGGATATCCGGCCTGGTGACGCTCGCCGGCGTTGCGATGACCTTGCTCGGCCTGTTCCAGCCGCATCTGCTGCATCTGCATTGA
- a CDS encoding F0F1 ATP synthase subunit delta, which produces MAAEDPSVSGVSGRYATALFELARDEQSVDQVRADLDKFEAMLNESADLKRLVRSPVFAADAQLKALTAVLDKAGISGTSAKFLKVLTANRRLFAVADVIRAYRALVAKFKGEATAEVTVAEQLSDKNLDALKAALKSVTGKDVALNVKVDPSIIGGLVVKLGSRMVDSSLRTKLNSIKNAMKEAG; this is translated from the coding sequence GTGGCTGCTGAAGATCCGTCCGTTTCGGGAGTGTCCGGTCGTTACGCAACGGCCCTGTTCGAGTTGGCGCGCGACGAGCAGTCCGTCGATCAAGTCCGGGCCGACCTCGACAAGTTCGAGGCCATGCTCAACGAGAGCGCCGATCTCAAGCGCCTCGTCCGCAGCCCGGTGTTTGCCGCCGACGCCCAGCTGAAGGCGCTGACCGCGGTGCTCGACAAGGCCGGCATCTCCGGCACGTCGGCCAAATTCCTCAAGGTGCTCACCGCCAATCGCCGGCTGTTCGCCGTTGCCGATGTGATCCGCGCCTATCGCGCGCTGGTGGCGAAGTTCAAGGGCGAAGCGACGGCGGAAGTCACCGTCGCCGAGCAGCTCAGTGACAAGAATCTCGACGCGCTGAAGGCCGCACTGAAATCAGTGACGGGCAAGGACGTCGCGCTCAACGTGAAGGTCGATCCCTCCATTATTGGTGGCCTGGTGGTCAAGCTCGGCAGCCGCATGGTGGATAGTTCGCTTCGCACCAAACTCAATTCGATCAAGAACGCGATGAAAGAGGCAGGCTGA
- a CDS encoding tyrosine recombinase XerC, which translates to MARTDQPIPPLELDCADATVTQEMTRWLSHLRAERRLSPKTLEAYARDVRQCLAFLAGHWGARVTLAAFSALEASDVRAFMAMRRADEIGGRSLMRALAGLRSFGRFLEREGKGKVGALSAIRAPKVAKSLPKPIHMEAAKRFADADERAGETRETWILVRDAAVMALLYGSGLRISEALGLKRRDVPKPGEGDVLVVTGKGNKTRMVPVLQNVLQLIADYAAICPHQLSPTGPMFVGARGGPLSPRIIQLTMERLRGALGLPDSATPHALRHSFATHLLSRGGDLRAIQELLGHASLSTTQIYTGIDSERLLEVYRSAHPRG; encoded by the coding sequence ATGGCCCGGACCGATCAGCCCATCCCACCGCTCGAGCTCGACTGCGCCGACGCCACGGTCACGCAGGAGATGACGCGCTGGCTGTCGCATCTGCGCGCCGAACGGCGGCTGTCGCCGAAGACGCTCGAGGCCTATGCGCGCGATGTACGGCAATGCCTGGCCTTCCTGGCCGGGCATTGGGGCGCGCGCGTGACGCTTGCGGCATTTTCCGCGCTCGAGGCGAGCGATGTCCGCGCCTTCATGGCGATGCGCCGCGCGGATGAGATCGGCGGACGGTCGCTGATGCGGGCGCTGGCGGGCCTGCGCTCATTCGGACGTTTCCTGGAACGCGAAGGCAAGGGCAAGGTCGGCGCGCTCTCGGCGATCCGCGCCCCCAAGGTGGCGAAGAGCCTGCCGAAGCCGATCCACATGGAAGCGGCGAAGCGCTTTGCCGACGCCGACGAGCGCGCCGGCGAAACCCGCGAGACCTGGATCCTGGTGCGCGACGCCGCCGTGATGGCGCTGCTCTATGGTTCGGGTCTCCGCATCTCCGAGGCACTCGGACTGAAGCGGCGCGACGTGCCGAAGCCGGGCGAAGGCGATGTGCTGGTCGTGACCGGCAAGGGCAACAAGACCCGCATGGTGCCGGTGCTGCAGAACGTGCTGCAATTGATCGCGGACTATGCGGCGATCTGTCCGCATCAGCTCAGCCCGACCGGGCCGATGTTCGTCGGTGCGCGCGGCGGTCCGCTCAGCCCGCGCATCATCCAGCTCACCATGGAGCGGCTGCGCGGCGCGCTCGGCCTGCCCGACAGCGCAACGCCGCATGCGCTGCGGCACTCCTTCGCCACGCATCTGCTCAGCCGCGGCGGCGATTTGCGCGCGATCCAGGAATTGCTCGGCCACGCATCGCTGTCGACCACGCAGATCTACACCGGCATCGACAGCGAGCGTCTGCTGGAAGTCTATCGCTCGGCGCACCCGCGCGGTTGA
- a CDS encoding F0F1 ATP synthase subunit gamma, with translation MASLKDMRVRIASTKATQKITKAMQMVAASKLRRAQNAAEAARPYATKMDAVISNIAAAANGSPGAPALLAGTGNDQVHLLLVCTGERGLSGAFNSAIVRLARERAQSLLAQGKEVKLFCVGRKGYEQLRRTFEKRIVEHLDLRSVRQIGFANAEDIANKVLARFEAGEFDVCTLFYSRFQSVIAQIPTAQQIIPLEVAAPAAGAAPATSYEYEPEEDQILGSLLPRNLAVQIFRALLENNASFYGAQMSAMDSATRNAGEMIRKQTLIYNRTRQAQITKELIEIISGAEAV, from the coding sequence ATGGCGTCACTAAAAGACATGCGGGTCCGCATCGCCTCGACCAAGGCGACGCAGAAGATCACCAAGGCCATGCAGATGGTCGCAGCCTCCAAGCTGCGCCGCGCGCAGAACGCCGCCGAAGCGGCGCGGCCCTATGCCACCAAGATGGATGCGGTGATTTCCAACATCGCCGCCGCCGCCAACGGCTCGCCCGGCGCACCGGCGCTGCTCGCGGGCACCGGCAACGACCAGGTGCACCTGCTGCTGGTCTGCACCGGTGAGCGCGGCCTGTCCGGCGCGTTCAACTCCGCGATCGTGCGCCTGGCGCGCGAGCGGGCCCAGTCGCTGCTTGCGCAGGGCAAGGAAGTCAAACTCTTCTGCGTCGGCCGCAAGGGCTACGAGCAGCTGCGGCGGACGTTCGAGAAGCGGATTGTCGAGCACCTCGACCTGCGTTCGGTGCGGCAGATCGGCTTCGCCAACGCCGAGGACATCGCCAACAAGGTGCTGGCACGGTTCGAGGCCGGTGAATTCGACGTCTGCACGCTGTTCTATTCGCGCTTCCAGTCGGTGATCGCGCAGATTCCGACCGCGCAGCAGATCATCCCGCTCGAGGTGGCTGCGCCCGCCGCGGGCGCGGCGCCCGCCACGTCCTACGAATATGAGCCGGAAGAGGACCAGATCCTCGGCAGCCTGCTGCCGCGCAATCTCGCGGTGCAGATCTTCCGCGCGCTGCTCGAGAACAACGCCTCGTTCTACGGCGCGCAGATGAGCGCGATGGACAGCGCGACCCGCAATGCCGGCGAGATGATTCGCAAGCAAACCCTGATTTACAACCGAACCCGTCAGGCCCAGATCACGAAGGAGCTGATCGAGATCATCTCCGGCGCTGAGGCGGTCTAA
- a CDS encoding primosomal protein N', producing MDHTTRPGTASTSTTRVVDVLVPVALNQTYSYRVPRGMELAPGDVIAVPLGPREVVAVVWAENARPDPRLHNRLKDVSEKLDVPPLRAELRQLVDWVSNYTLSARGMVLRMTLRMGDNLGPERTRLGVRLVGEPPRRLTPARRRLIDVLSDGLLHGKSEAAREAGVSTGVVDGLVDEGTLTVEAMPPPAPPPIPDPAFAQPDFSREQRSAVDVMRTLAASGSFHVALLDGVTGSGKTEVYFEAIAENIRRGKQTLILMPEIALTGQFLDRFAQRFGVRPLEWHSELTPRTRARNWAAISEGKAPVVVGARSALFLPYADLGLIIVDEEHDQAYKQDDGAHYHARDMAVVRAHIAKIPIVLASATPSVESEVNARKGRYQRVALPSRFGGQHMPHIEAIDMRRAPPPRGRFISPVLAEQIRHAIERREQALLFLNRRGYAPLTLCRACGHRFACTICDAWLVDHRFRQRLVCHHCGFSMPRPNICPHCAAEESLAAVGPGVERLQEEAAHIFPEARTMVLSSDLITSIETMRSELNEIAEGRVDIIIGTQLVAKGHNFPRLNLVGVIDADLGLSNGDPRAAERTFQLLNQVVGRAGREQGRGVGYLQTHQPEHPVIKALIANDREAFYASEIDIRERTGYPPFGRLASLIVSAGDRPTAEGFARKLAAVAPLDERIQVLGPAEAPLAVIKGRYRFRLLVKSLRNVDLSQYLREWLEAGPKTKGNLKLEVDVDPQSFL from the coding sequence ATGGACCACACCACGCGCCCCGGCACGGCTTCCACATCGACGACACGTGTCGTCGACGTGCTGGTGCCTGTCGCGCTGAACCAGACCTATTCCTACCGCGTGCCACGCGGCATGGAGCTTGCGCCCGGCGATGTGATCGCTGTTCCGCTCGGGCCGCGCGAAGTGGTTGCGGTGGTGTGGGCCGAGAATGCCAGGCCCGATCCGCGGCTGCACAACCGGCTTAAGGACGTCAGCGAGAAGCTCGATGTTCCGCCGCTTCGGGCGGAGCTGCGCCAGCTCGTCGACTGGGTCTCCAATTACACCCTGTCGGCGCGCGGCATGGTGCTGCGGATGACGCTGCGGATGGGCGACAATCTCGGGCCGGAGCGGACGCGGCTCGGCGTGCGGTTGGTCGGCGAGCCGCCGCGGCGCCTGACACCGGCGCGCCGGCGGCTGATCGATGTGCTGTCGGATGGCTTGCTGCACGGCAAGTCGGAAGCGGCGCGGGAGGCCGGCGTCAGCACGGGCGTGGTCGACGGCCTGGTCGACGAGGGCACGCTGACGGTCGAGGCGATGCCGCCGCCCGCGCCGCCACCGATTCCTGATCCCGCCTTTGCGCAGCCGGATTTCTCGCGCGAGCAGCGCAGTGCGGTCGACGTGATGCGGACGCTGGCGGCGAGTGGCAGCTTTCACGTCGCGCTGCTCGACGGCGTCACCGGCTCCGGCAAGACCGAAGTCTATTTCGAGGCGATCGCGGAGAATATCCGCCGCGGCAAGCAGACCCTGATCCTGATGCCGGAGATCGCGCTGACCGGCCAGTTCCTCGACCGCTTTGCGCAACGCTTCGGCGTGCGCCCGCTGGAATGGCATTCGGAGCTGACGCCGCGCACGCGGGCGCGCAACTGGGCCGCGATCTCCGAGGGCAAGGCGCCGGTCGTGGTGGGCGCCCGTTCGGCGCTGTTCCTGCCCTATGCAGACCTCGGCCTCATCATCGTCGATGAGGAGCACGACCAGGCCTACAAGCAGGATGACGGCGCGCATTATCACGCGCGCGACATGGCCGTGGTCCGCGCCCATATCGCAAAAATCCCGATCGTGCTGGCGTCGGCGACGCCGTCGGTCGAGAGCGAGGTCAATGCGCGCAAGGGGCGCTACCAGCGCGTGGCGCTGCCGTCGCGGTTTGGCGGCCAGCACATGCCGCATATCGAGGCGATCGACATGCGCCGCGCGCCGCCGCCGCGCGGGCGCTTCATCTCGCCGGTTCTGGCCGAGCAAATCCGCCACGCGATCGAGCGCCGCGAGCAGGCGTTGCTGTTCCTCAACCGCCGCGGCTATGCGCCGCTGACACTCTGCCGCGCCTGCGGCCACCGCTTCGCCTGCACGATCTGCGACGCGTGGCTGGTCGATCATCGGTTCCGCCAGCGGCTGGTCTGCCATCACTGCGGCTTCTCGATGCCGCGCCCGAACATCTGCCCGCATTGCGCGGCAGAGGAATCGCTGGCTGCGGTCGGCCCCGGCGTCGAGCGCCTGCAGGAGGAGGCTGCTCACATCTTCCCCGAGGCCCGCACCATGGTGCTGTCGAGCGATCTCATCACCTCGATCGAGACCATGCGCAGCGAGCTCAACGAGATCGCCGAGGGCCGCGTCGACATCATCATCGGCACCCAGCTGGTGGCCAAGGGGCACAACTTCCCGCGGCTCAATCTGGTTGGAGTCATCGATGCCGATCTGGGCCTCAGCAACGGCGATCCGCGCGCCGCCGAGCGGACGTTCCAGCTGCTGAACCAGGTGGTCGGCCGTGCCGGCCGCGAGCAGGGCCGTGGCGTCGGCTATCTGCAAACCCATCAGCCGGAGCATCCGGTCATCAAGGCCTTGATCGCGAACGACCGCGAGGCGTTCTACGCCAGCGAGATCGATATCCGCGAGCGCACCGGCTACCCACCGTTCGGCCGGCTGGCGAGCCTGATCGTCTCCGCCGGCGACCGTCCGACGGCGGAGGGATTTGCCCGCAAGCTCGCCGCGGTCGCACCGCTCGACGAGCGGATTCAGGTGCTCGGCCCCGCCGAGGCTCCGCTTGCCGTCATCAAGGGCCGCTACCGCTTCCGCCTGCTGGTGAAGTCGCTGCGCAATGTCGACCTGTCGCAATATCTGCGCGAATGGCTGGAGGCCGGTCCGAAGACCAAGGGCAATCTGAAGCTCGAGGTCGACGTCGATCCGCAGAGTTTTCTGTAG
- a CDS encoding septal ring lytic transglycosylase RlpA family protein codes for MLNIKKAAGNITRSRTALAFVAATILVGGSVTEASAKSRHHHQRHHHHHHARAEGSSWRDANASIQPSGGHAFSGMASFYGNESGSRTASGQRFNQNAMTAAHRSLPFGTKVRVTHGGRSVVVTINDRGPFVRGRVLDLSTGAARAIGLTGAGVGRVTAEVVS; via the coding sequence ATGCTGAATATCAAGAAGGCGGCGGGCAATATAACCCGCTCGCGTACGGCGCTTGCGTTTGTAGCCGCAACTATCCTGGTCGGGGGCAGCGTGACGGAGGCGTCCGCGAAGTCCAGGCACCACCATCAGCGCCACCATCATCATCACCACGCCCGCGCCGAAGGTTCATCCTGGCGCGACGCCAATGCATCGATCCAGCCGTCCGGCGGCCACGCGTTCTCGGGGATGGCCTCGTTCTACGGCAATGAGTCGGGCAGCCGCACCGCTTCCGGTCAGCGCTTCAACCAGAACGCCATGACCGCCGCCCACCGTTCGCTGCCGTTCGGCACCAAGGTCCGCGTCACGCATGGCGGCCGCAGCGTCGTCGTCACCATCAATGATCGTGGCCCGTTCGTCCGCGGCCGCGTGCTCGACCTCTCGACCGGCGCAGCCCGCGCCATCGGCCTGACCGGTGCCGGCGTCGGCCGCGTCACCGCCGAGGTCGTCTCCTAA
- the lpdA gene encoding dihydrolipoyl dehydrogenase, which translates to MASYDLVVIGTGPGGYVCAIRAAQLGMKVAVVEKNATLGGTCLNVGCMPSKALLHASEMFEEAGHSFAKMGVSVPAPKLDLPAMMNFKQQGIDGNVKGVEFLMKKNKIDVLKGTGKILGAGKVEVSGDGKSEIVETKNIVIATGSDIARLKGIDIDEKRIVSSTGALSLEKVPEKLLIIGAGVIGLELGSVWRRLGAEVMVVEFLDRILPGMDGEVAKQFQRMLEKQGFVFKLGTKVTAVDTSGKTLQAKVEPAAGGAAETIEADVVLVCIGRVPYTEGLGLKEAGVALDNRGRVEIDAHFSTNVKGIYAIGDVVAGPMLAHKAEDEGVACAEIIAGQAGHVNYDVIPGVVYTTPEVSSVGKTEEDLKQAGVAYTVGKFPFTANGRSKVNQTTDGFVKVLADAKTDRVLGVHIVGIEAGEMIHEACVLMEFGGSAEDLARTCHAHPTRSEAIKEAALAVGKRAIHM; encoded by the coding sequence ATGGCTTCTTACGATCTCGTCGTCATCGGCACTGGCCCCGGCGGTTACGTCTGCGCGATCCGCGCGGCGCAGCTCGGCATGAAGGTTGCCGTCGTCGAGAAGAATGCGACCTTGGGCGGCACCTGCCTCAATGTCGGCTGCATGCCGTCGAAGGCGCTGCTGCACGCCTCCGAGATGTTCGAGGAAGCCGGGCACTCCTTCGCCAAGATGGGCGTCAGCGTCCCGGCGCCGAAGCTCGATCTGCCCGCGATGATGAACTTCAAGCAGCAGGGCATCGACGGCAACGTCAAGGGCGTCGAGTTCCTGATGAAGAAGAACAAGATCGACGTGCTCAAGGGCACCGGGAAGATTCTCGGCGCCGGCAAGGTCGAAGTTTCCGGCGACGGCAAGTCCGAGATCGTCGAGACCAAGAACATCGTGATCGCCACCGGCTCCGACATCGCCCGCCTGAAAGGCATCGACATCGACGAGAAGCGCATCGTGTCGTCGACCGGCGCGCTGTCGCTGGAGAAGGTGCCGGAGAAACTGCTGATCATCGGCGCCGGCGTGATCGGGCTCGAACTCGGCTCGGTCTGGCGCCGCCTCGGGGCGGAGGTCATGGTCGTGGAATTCCTCGACCGCATCCTGCCCGGCATGGACGGCGAAGTGGCAAAACAATTCCAGCGCATGCTGGAGAAGCAGGGCTTTGTCTTCAAGCTCGGCACCAAGGTCACCGCAGTCGACACCTCGGGCAAGACGCTGCAGGCCAAGGTTGAGCCGGCCGCCGGCGGCGCCGCGGAGACCATCGAAGCCGACGTGGTGCTGGTGTGCATCGGCCGTGTGCCCTACACCGAGGGCCTCGGGTTGAAGGAAGCCGGCGTGGCGCTCGACAATCGCGGCCGCGTCGAGATCGACGCGCACTTCTCGACCAATGTGAAGGGCATCTACGCGATCGGCGACGTCGTCGCTGGGCCGATGCTGGCGCACAAGGCGGAAGACGAAGGCGTTGCCTGCGCTGAGATCATCGCGGGCCAGGCCGGTCATGTGAACTACGACGTCATTCCAGGTGTTGTGTATACCACGCCGGAAGTGTCGTCGGTCGGCAAGACCGAGGAAGATCTCAAGCAGGCCGGCGTCGCTTATACCGTCGGCAAATTCCCGTTCACCGCAAACGGCCGCTCCAAGGTCAACCAGACCACCGACGGCTTCGTCAAGGTTCTCGCAGATGCGAAGACCGATCGGGTGCTCGGCGTGCACATCGTCGGCATTGAGGCCGGCGAAATGATCCACGAAGCCTGCGTCCTGATGGAATTCGGCGGTTCGGCCGAGGATCTGGCGCGCACCTGCCACGCCCATCCGACCCGCTCCGAGGCGATCAAGGAAGCCGCGCTTGCGGTGGGCAAGCGCGCCATCCATATGTGA
- the atpA gene encoding F0F1 ATP synthase subunit alpha: protein MDIRAAEISAILKDQIKNFGQEAEVTEVGQVLSVGDGIARVYGLDNVQAGEMVEFENGTRGMALNLETDNVGIVIFGADREIKEGQTVKRTRAIVDAPVGKGLLGRVVDALGNPIDGKGPIQATERKRVDVKAPGIIPRKSVNEPMATGLKAIDALIPIGRGQRELIIGDRQTGKTAIALDTILNQKPLNAQPDESQKLYCVYVAVGQKRSTVAQFVKVLEEQGALEYSIVVAATASDPAPMQYIAPFTGCTMGEYFRDNGMHAVIIYDDLSKQAVAYRQMSLLLRRPPGREAYPGDVFYLHSRLLERAAKLGKDHGLGSLTALPVIETQANDVSAYIPTNVISITDGQIFLETDLFFQGIRPAVNVGLSVSRVGSSAQTKATKKVAGKIKGELAQYREMAAFAQFGSDLDASTQRLLNRGSRLTELLKQPQFSPLKMEEQVCVIWAGTNGYLDPLPLNKVKAFEDGLLSLLRGKHVDILNAIRDSRDLSDDSATKLKSAVDGFAKTFA, encoded by the coding sequence ATGGACATCCGCGCCGCAGAAATTTCTGCGATCCTCAAGGACCAGATCAAGAATTTCGGCCAGGAAGCCGAGGTCACCGAAGTTGGCCAGGTGCTGTCGGTCGGTGACGGTATCGCCCGCGTCTACGGTCTCGACAACGTTCAGGCCGGCGAAATGGTCGAGTTCGAGAACGGCACGCGCGGCATGGCGCTCAACCTCGAGACCGACAACGTCGGTATCGTGATCTTCGGCGCCGACCGCGAAATCAAGGAAGGCCAGACCGTCAAGCGCACCCGCGCGATCGTGGACGCGCCGGTCGGCAAGGGCCTGCTCGGCCGCGTCGTCGACGCGCTCGGCAATCCGATCGACGGCAAGGGCCCGATCCAGGCCACCGAACGCAAGCGCGTCGACGTCAAGGCGCCCGGCATTATTCCGCGCAAGTCGGTGAACGAGCCGATGGCCACCGGCCTGAAGGCGATCGACGCGCTGATCCCGATCGGCCGCGGCCAGCGCGAGTTGATCATCGGCGACCGTCAGACCGGCAAGACCGCGATCGCGCTCGACACCATCCTGAACCAGAAGCCGCTCAACGCCCAGCCGGACGAGAGCCAGAAGCTGTACTGCGTCTACGTCGCGGTCGGCCAGAAGCGCTCCACGGTTGCGCAGTTCGTCAAGGTGCTCGAAGAGCAGGGCGCGCTGGAATACTCGATCGTCGTTGCGGCGACCGCGTCCGACCCGGCGCCGATGCAGTACATCGCGCCGTTCACCGGCTGCACGATGGGCGAATACTTCCGCGACAACGGCATGCACGCCGTGATCATCTATGACGATCTGTCCAAGCAGGCCGTCGCCTATCGCCAGATGTCGCTGCTGCTGCGCCGCCCGCCGGGCCGCGAAGCTTATCCGGGCGACGTGTTCTATCTGCACTCCCGCCTGCTCGAGCGCGCCGCCAAGCTCGGCAAGGACCATGGGCTGGGCTCGCTGACGGCGCTGCCGGTCATCGAAACCCAGGCCAACGACGTGTCAGCCTACATTCCGACCAACGTGATTTCGATCACCGACGGCCAGATCTTCCTGGAAACCGATCTGTTCTTCCAGGGCATCCGCCCCGCGGTGAACGTCGGTCTGTCGGTGTCGCGCGTCGGTTCGTCGGCGCAGACCAAGGCTACCAAGAAGGTCGCCGGCAAGATCAAGGGCGAGCTGGCGCAGTACCGCGAAATGGCGGCGTTCGCGCAGTTCGGCTCCGACCTCGACGCGTCCACGCAGCGCCTGCTCAACCGCGGCTCGCGCCTGACCGAGCTGCTAAAGCAGCCGCAGTTCTCGCCGCTGAAGATGGAAGAGCAGGTTTGCGTGATCTGGGCCGGCACCAACGGCTACCTCGATCCGCTGCCGCTCAACAAGGTGAAGGCTTTCGAGGATGGCTTGTTGTCGCTGCTGCGCGGCAAGCACGTCGACATCCTCAACGCGATTCGCGACAGCCGCGATCTGTCTGACGACAGCGCCACCAAGCTGAAGTCGGCGGTCGACGGCTTCGCCAAGACGTTTGCATAA